A section of the Pedobacter sp. HDW13 genome encodes:
- the queG gene encoding tRNA epoxyqueuosine(34) reductase QueG, giving the protein MYNNSAKYSQLIKDEALRLGFLSCGIAKAEFLEEEAPRLEKWLNQNHHGEMKYMENYFDKRLDPRLLVDGAKSVISLSLNYYTNETQSDPNAPKISKYAYGQDYHTVIKDKLKELTHFIETNIGEVSGRAFVDSAPVLDRAWAKKSGIGWIGKNSNLISKNNGSFFFLAELIIDLELNYDHPYQADYCGSCTRCLDACPTDAIIAPQVVDGTKCISYLTIELKNEIPDEFKDKMSNWMFGCDICQDVCPWNRFSKVHNETAFKPENGLLDLNAKDLTEITDEVFKKVFKGSAVKRTKFAGLKRNIDFLKPE; this is encoded by the coding sequence GTGTACAACAATTCTGCAAAATATAGTCAACTGATAAAAGATGAAGCGCTTCGTTTGGGCTTTCTGTCTTGCGGTATTGCCAAAGCAGAATTTCTGGAGGAAGAAGCGCCGCGCCTGGAGAAATGGTTGAATCAGAACCACCATGGCGAAATGAAGTATATGGAAAACTACTTCGATAAGCGACTCGACCCAAGGCTATTGGTTGACGGTGCAAAATCGGTGATTTCACTTTCGTTAAACTATTATACAAACGAAACACAAAGTGACCCAAATGCACCAAAAATCTCTAAATACGCTTACGGACAAGATTACCATACCGTAATAAAAGATAAACTTAAAGAACTTACCCATTTTATAGAAACAAACATTGGCGAAGTTTCGGGAAGGGCCTTTGTAGATTCGGCACCGGTTTTAGACCGCGCCTGGGCAAAAAAATCGGGCATTGGCTGGATTGGTAAAAATTCGAACCTGATTAGTAAAAACAACGGTTCCTTTTTCTTTCTGGCTGAGTTAATTATCGATCTGGAATTAAATTATGATCACCCTTACCAGGCCGATTACTGTGGTAGCTGCACACGTTGTTTAGATGCCTGCCCAACCGATGCGATTATTGCTCCACAGGTTGTTGATGGTACCAAATGTATTTCTTACCTAACCATTGAGCTTAAAAACGAGATCCCTGACGAATTTAAAGACAAGATGAGCAACTGGATGTTTGGCTGCGACATTTGTCAGGACGTTTGCCCCTGGAACCGCTTTTCGAAAGTACATAATGAAACGGCTTTTAAACCCGAAAATGGCTTACTGGATTTGAATGCCAAAGACCTGACCGAAATAACTGACGAAGTTTTTAAAAAGGTTTTCAAAGGCTCGGCAGTTAAACGTACTAAGTTTGCCGGGTTAAAACGGAATATTGATTTTTTAAAGCCGGAATAA
- a CDS encoding 3'-5' exonuclease, with product MKLNLKRPLAFFDLEATGINVGADRIVEIAILKAMPDGSETVKTWRVNPEMPIPLQTSLIHGIYDEDIANEPTFKALAVEIAGFIGDSDLAGYNSNKFDIPMLLEEFLRAEVDFDMNNRKFVDVQNIFHQMEQRTLKAAYKFYCQEDLVNAHAAEADVIATYKVLLGQLEMYKETEFENKQGVKSIPVVNDVDALHVFTNINKPVDFAGRMVYNDNDEVCFNFGKHKGKTTAQVFAVEPSYYAWMKQGDFPLYTKKKLDEEWAKFNAKKNEGKAPRPQNSAPVNKPQFQKKPQPKPEKPAQPLNNDMLEQLKMKFGK from the coding sequence ATGAAATTAAATTTAAAGCGCCCCTTAGCATTTTTTGATTTAGAAGCTACTGGAATAAATGTTGGAGCTGATAGAATTGTAGAAATTGCAATTTTAAAAGCAATGCCAGATGGTTCTGAAACTGTTAAAACCTGGCGTGTAAACCCCGAAATGCCTATCCCTTTACAAACTTCCTTAATTCATGGCATTTACGATGAGGATATTGCAAATGAACCTACATTTAAAGCTTTGGCTGTAGAAATTGCCGGCTTTATTGGCGATAGCGATCTGGCTGGGTATAATTCCAATAAATTTGATATCCCTATGCTATTGGAAGAGTTTTTAAGAGCAGAGGTTGATTTTGATATGAACAACCGCAAATTTGTCGATGTACAAAATATATTCCACCAGATGGAACAACGTACATTAAAAGCGGCTTATAAATTTTACTGTCAGGAAGATTTAGTTAATGCACATGCTGCAGAGGCCGATGTAATTGCCACTTACAAAGTATTGTTAGGACAGTTAGAAATGTACAAGGAAACTGAGTTTGAAAACAAACAAGGCGTAAAGAGTATCCCGGTAGTAAATGATGTAGATGCTCTTCATGTTTTTACCAATATCAATAAACCGGTAGATTTTGCTGGTAGAATGGTTTACAACGACAATGATGAAGTATGCTTCAATTTTGGTAAACATAAAGGCAAAACAACTGCACAGGTGTTTGCTGTAGAGCCCAGCTACTATGCCTGGATGAAACAAGGCGATTTTCCGTTGTACACCAAAAAGAAGCTTGATGAAGAGTGGGCGAAGTTTAACGCTAAGAAGAACGAAGGTAAAGCTCCCAGACCTCAAAATAGTGCACCAGTCAATAAACCACAATTTCAAAAAAAGCCCCAGCCAAAACCAGAAAAGCCTGCCCAGCCCCTTAACAACGATATGTTGGAGCAGCTGAAAATGAAGTTTGGGAAATAG
- a CDS encoding DUF3857 domain-containing transglutaminase family protein — protein MRTLLTFSLLLLTSFTGFSQDNYDSDLVPANLRNRANACIRNDETTIDMRSPDNVIMSVKKAITVFNENGEDEARLVVFYDKNISIKSIKGEVYNAVGKLTNKFTQNDFIDASAADGFSLFVDSRVKHYLPSVSQYPYTVVYNYEIRNKQNLLIPDWTPKPANDVSVEKSSYTFISKPTDQIRIKTQNYSGSPEVITDEKQKKTTWKISNVLAVRTEPYSPDPETYRTSIQIAPQEFYYYGHKGNYTSWQDLGKWIYDDLLNTRTALPPATLQMIKDLVRAEKTDKDKARKIYQYLQEKTRYISVQIGIGGFQPIAASEVDRLGYGDCKALVNYMQSLLKAANIDSYYCVVEAGSEKKSLNPNYASMAQGNHIILCMPLKGDTTWLECTSQKIPFGFLSDFTDDRLVLACTADGGKLLHTPKLTTAENQQIRTANLTIESNGSVSGKMNTIYSGAQYDNQESLIGKSVTEQHKLLKEAYNIDNIDFDAVVLAQKKDADPKLTEEVSLNIRNYAPINGDKMFLQLNAFNIKKSAPEIRNRTLPVYINRGYTDEDTIIYTLPDGINTSLIAAHDKSFKSVFGQYTSKTSISGNKLTYYRKFVLNDGTFPAAQYEEFSKFINDVNGADYLKLALSLKK, from the coding sequence ATGAGAACTTTACTTACCTTTTCGCTTTTACTACTAACTTCTTTTACTGGTTTTTCCCAGGATAACTATGATTCTGATCTTGTTCCGGCCAATTTACGTAACCGGGCCAATGCCTGCATCCGAAACGATGAAACCACCATCGATATGCGCTCGCCAGATAATGTGATCATGAGCGTTAAAAAGGCCATAACTGTTTTTAATGAGAATGGTGAAGATGAAGCACGTTTGGTAGTCTTTTATGATAAGAACATCTCTATAAAAAGCATAAAAGGCGAAGTTTACAATGCTGTAGGTAAGTTAACCAACAAGTTTACTCAGAACGATTTTATAGACGCCAGTGCCGCTGATGGCTTTTCGCTTTTTGTAGATAGCCGCGTGAAACATTATTTGCCATCAGTAAGTCAGTACCCTTACACTGTGGTTTACAATTATGAAATCAGGAATAAACAAAACCTGCTTATCCCCGACTGGACACCCAAGCCTGCCAACGATGTTTCGGTAGAAAAAAGCAGCTACACTTTTATTAGCAAACCTACCGATCAAATAAGGATAAAAACACAAAACTATAGTGGCTCACCTGAGGTGATAACAGATGAAAAGCAAAAGAAAACCACCTGGAAAATAAGCAATGTTTTAGCAGTAAGAACCGAACCTTATAGTCCTGATCCCGAAACTTACCGCACCAGCATTCAAATTGCACCACAAGAGTTTTACTATTATGGCCACAAAGGCAATTATACCAGCTGGCAAGACCTTGGCAAGTGGATTTATGATGATTTGTTAAATACCCGCACAGCATTACCGCCAGCTACCCTACAAATGATAAAAGACCTGGTAAGAGCTGAAAAAACAGATAAAGATAAAGCCCGTAAAATTTACCAGTACCTGCAGGAAAAGACAAGGTATATTAGCGTACAGATTGGTATTGGAGGTTTTCAACCTATTGCAGCCAGCGAAGTAGACCGTTTGGGTTATGGCGATTGTAAAGCACTGGTTAATTATATGCAAAGTTTGTTAAAAGCCGCCAACATTGATTCGTATTATTGCGTAGTAGAAGCCGGATCGGAAAAGAAAAGCCTTAATCCGAATTATGCGAGTATGGCTCAGGGCAATCACATCATTTTATGTATGCCCCTAAAAGGCGATACCACCTGGCTCGAATGCACCAGTCAGAAAATACCATTTGGCTTTTTAAGCGATTTTACTGATGACAGGTTGGTGCTTGCCTGTACCGCAGATGGTGGCAAATTATTGCATACCCCAAAGTTAACCACAGCCGAAAACCAGCAAATCAGAACAGCTAACCTTACTATAGAAAGCAACGGAAGTGTTTCCGGTAAAATGAATACCATTTATTCAGGCGCGCAATATGATAACCAGGAATCGCTGATTGGCAAATCGGTAACAGAGCAACATAAACTACTAAAAGAAGCCTACAATATCGATAACATAGATTTTGATGCCGTTGTTTTGGCACAAAAGAAAGATGCCGATCCAAAATTAACAGAAGAAGTGAGCCTTAACATCAGAAATTATGCACCAATAAACGGGGATAAGATGTTTTTGCAGCTCAATGCCTTTAACATTAAAAAATCGGCACCCGAAATCAGGAACAGAACCCTGCCTGTTTATATTAACCGTGGTTATACTGATGAAGACACAATTATTTATACACTACCCGATGGCATTAATACAAGCTTAATAGCAGCGCATGATAAAAGCTTTAAGAGTGTTTTTGGTCAATACACCAGTAAAACCAGTATTAGCGGCAATAAACTTACTTACTACCGTAAATTTGTGTTAAACGATGGCACTTTTCCGGCAGCGCAGTACGAAGAATTTTCGAAGTTTATTAATGATGTAAATGGAGCCGATTACCTCAAACTGGCACTTAGCTTAAAAAAATAA
- a CDS encoding GxxExxY protein yields the protein MDRLNSITEKIIGAAYAVSNTLGSGFLEKVYENAMFLELSKCGFSVKTKVITSFYDNQIVGEYFADLIVEEEIIVEIKAIKELNEIHQAQLMN from the coding sequence TTGGATAGACTTAATTCCATAACAGAAAAAATAATTGGAGCTGCATACGCAGTTTCGAATACTCTTGGTTCTGGCTTTTTGGAAAAAGTTTACGAAAATGCAATGTTCTTAGAGTTATCAAAATGTGGCTTCTCGGTTAAAACAAAAGTGATTACCAGTTTTTACGATAACCAAATTGTAGGTGAGTACTTCGCTGACCTGATTGTGGAAGAGGAAATTATTGTAGAAATTAAGGCTATAAAAGAATTAAACGAAATTCATCAGGCACAGCTGATGAACTAA
- a CDS encoding M1 family metallopeptidase, with protein sequence MKCIKLLGFLLCSAICANAQTQLPIEPVFQQSYQKETRSTSGKPGKHYWQNSSKYDIQVDFNPVSRLLKGKIQVVYTNNSRDTLKEIWFKLYPNLYKKGTSRKAKFSESDLGEGVTIDKLAANGKTITGFKIDGTNMTVDVPAVLPGKTISFSVDYNYTLNKGSHMRTGQVDEGSHFVAYFFPRIAVYDDVDGWNKFPYTGAEEFYNDFDQFNAAITVPGGYGVWATGDLKNPNEVFQKDIVARMLSAEKNDAVIDVITDKDLADKKVTQPNTFNTFKFEAKNVTDFVFALSDHYLWKSSSLVVDPKTKRRTRVDAVFNPKHKDYYEVIDFARKTVESMSYTFPKWPFPYNHETIFDGLDQMEYPMMVNDNPVDNRTDAITLTDHEIFHTMFPFYMGINETKYGWMDEGWATIGEWLISPMIDSTIVDEYGVQPTASTSGGKDDSPIMTLTPDLKGSGTFTNSYPKPGLAYLFVKDYLGDELFIKALHTYIRNWNGKHPMPYDFFNSMNEGSGKNLNWFWKAWFFESGVTDMAIKAVNKNSNGYTVTIENKSIKPLPIDLTLTYADGTTEKHHNTIGVWEKGDQQVKIEIKTAKKLSKVVMGSAHVPDKVKSDNSFSVN encoded by the coding sequence ATGAAGTGTATCAAATTATTAGGCTTCTTACTGTGCTCAGCAATATGCGCCAATGCGCAAACGCAATTACCAATTGAGCCGGTATTTCAGCAAAGCTATCAGAAAGAAACCCGGAGTACCAGCGGTAAGCCTGGTAAACACTACTGGCAAAATTCATCAAAGTATGATATTCAGGTAGATTTTAATCCGGTAAGCCGCTTGTTAAAAGGTAAAATACAGGTTGTTTATACGAACAATAGCCGCGATACCTTAAAGGAAATCTGGTTTAAGCTTTACCCTAACCTTTACAAAAAAGGCACATCAAGGAAAGCTAAATTCTCAGAGTCTGATTTAGGCGAAGGTGTAACGATTGATAAGCTGGCTGCCAATGGAAAAACCATTACCGGCTTCAAAATCGATGGTACCAACATGACGGTCGACGTGCCAGCAGTGTTGCCAGGTAAGACCATAAGCTTTAGTGTTGACTATAATTATACTTTAAATAAGGGTTCGCATATGCGTACAGGTCAGGTAGATGAAGGATCGCATTTTGTGGCGTATTTCTTTCCGCGTATTGCGGTTTACGACGATGTAGACGGCTGGAACAAATTTCCTTATACCGGTGCCGAAGAGTTTTACAACGACTTCGACCAGTTTAATGCTGCCATTACTGTACCCGGTGGTTACGGGGTTTGGGCTACCGGCGATTTGAAAAATCCAAACGAGGTTTTTCAAAAAGATATCGTTGCCAGAATGTTGTCGGCTGAGAAGAATGATGCTGTAATTGATGTGATTACAGATAAAGATCTGGCTGATAAGAAAGTAACCCAGCCCAATACATTTAATACTTTTAAGTTTGAAGCCAAAAATGTAACCGATTTTGTGTTCGCTTTGAGCGATCATTATCTTTGGAAATCGAGCAGTTTGGTGGTAGACCCTAAAACTAAACGACGTACCCGTGTGGATGCTGTTTTTAATCCGAAGCACAAAGATTATTATGAAGTGATTGATTTTGCGCGTAAAACCGTCGAATCGATGAGTTATACTTTTCCGAAATGGCCTTTCCCATACAACCACGAAACCATTTTTGATGGTTTAGACCAGATGGAATACCCGATGATGGTAAACGATAACCCGGTTGATAACCGCACGGATGCCATTACACTAACCGACCACGAAATTTTCCATACCATGTTTCCGTTTTACATGGGTATTAACGAAACCAAGTATGGCTGGATGGACGAAGGTTGGGCAACCATAGGAGAGTGGCTTATTTCGCCAATGATTGATTCGACAATTGTAGATGAGTATGGCGTGCAGCCAACGGCATCTACTTCTGGCGGTAAAGACGATAGTCCGATTATGACCTTAACACCTGATTTAAAAGGATCGGGTACCTTTACCAATTCGTATCCTAAACCGGGTTTGGCTTATTTGTTTGTTAAAGATTACCTGGGCGATGAATTGTTTATTAAAGCTTTACATACCTATATCAGAAACTGGAACGGTAAACACCCTATGCCATATGATTTCTTCAACAGCATGAACGAAGGTAGCGGCAAAAACTTAAACTGGTTTTGGAAAGCCTGGTTTTTTGAAAGTGGTGTAACCGATATGGCCATAAAAGCGGTAAATAAAAACAGCAATGGTTATACAGTTACTATTGAAAACAAAAGCATTAAACCTTTACCTATCGATTTAACTTTAACTTATGCTGATGGTACTACCGAAAAGCACCACAATACCATTGGGGTTTGGGAAAAAGGTGATCAGCAGGTGAAAATTGAAATTAAAACAGCTAAAAAACTATCCAAAGTCGTAATGGGAAGCGCGCATGTACCCGATAAGGTTAAAAGCGATAATAGTTTCTCGGTAAACTAG
- a CDS encoding bifunctional GNAT family N-acetyltransferase/carbon-nitrogen hydrolase family protein, with amino-acid sequence MNIEIRKLTLEDYADLKESMLQAYDSMGGSIWPKSSIAKLLNLFPEGQLCIAVDEKVVACSLSIIVDYDEYGDRHTYKLITGDYSFSTHDPNGDTLYGIEIFVHPEYRGLRLGRRLYEARKELCESLNLKSIIAGGRIPGYHTYAETLTPRQYIDKVKAKEIYDPTLTFQISNDFHVRKVLKNYLPGDKESKEYATLIEWNNIYYQGVDASARSAMTIRLGLIQWQMRLFPDMDSFYEQVEFFVDAVSGYKSDFIMFPELFNTPLLQPYNHLPEIEAMRKLAEKTEEIVQKMHEYALSYNVNIITGSMPLLDNGKLYNATYLCHRTGKIDEYRKIHITPNEQKYYGMIGGDKVQVFDTDCGKVGILICYDVEFPELSRIYADQGMQILFVPFLTDTQNGYTRVRHCAQARAIENECYVAIAGCVGNLPKVNNMDIQFAQSAVFTPSDFAFPTNAIKAEATPNTEMVLVVDVDLHLLDELHHYGTVKVLKDRRTDLYRVNLLK; translated from the coding sequence ATGAATATCGAAATACGTAAACTAACGCTCGAGGATTACGCCGATCTTAAAGAATCTATGCTTCAGGCCTACGATAGCATGGGTGGATCCATTTGGCCCAAATCAAGCATCGCCAAACTTTTAAATCTTTTCCCAGAAGGACAACTCTGTATTGCCGTTGATGAAAAGGTGGTAGCCTGTTCACTTTCCATTATTGTAGATTATGATGAATACGGCGATCGCCATACTTACAAGTTAATTACCGGCGATTACTCTTTTTCTACACACGATCCAAATGGTGACACATTATACGGTATCGAAATTTTTGTACACCCCGAATACCGCGGTTTACGGCTAGGCCGGAGGTTATACGAAGCCAGGAAAGAACTCTGCGAAAGTTTAAATCTGAAAAGCATCATTGCTGGTGGTAGAATCCCCGGTTACCATACCTACGCTGAAACTTTAACGCCGAGACAATACATAGACAAGGTAAAAGCCAAGGAGATTTACGATCCAACACTAACATTTCAGATTTCTAATGATTTTCACGTTAGAAAAGTGCTGAAGAATTACCTGCCAGGCGATAAGGAATCGAAAGAATATGCTACGCTAATTGAATGGAACAACATTTACTACCAGGGAGTTGATGCTTCGGCCCGCTCGGCCATGACTATCCGTTTGGGGTTGATACAGTGGCAAATGCGCCTGTTTCCTGACATGGATTCGTTTTACGAGCAGGTAGAATTTTTTGTTGATGCAGTAAGCGGATACAAATCAGATTTCATCATGTTTCCGGAGTTGTTTAACACACCTTTGTTGCAACCTTACAACCACCTGCCCGAAATTGAAGCCATGCGCAAGCTGGCCGAAAAAACAGAAGAAATTGTACAGAAAATGCACGAGTATGCATTGAGCTATAATGTAAATATCATTACCGGCAGTATGCCGCTACTTGATAATGGCAAGCTTTATAATGCCACTTACCTTTGCCATCGCACCGGAAAAATCGACGAATACCGCAAAATTCACATCACGCCAAACGAACAGAAGTATTACGGTATGATTGGTGGCGACAAAGTGCAGGTTTTTGATACCGATTGTGGTAAAGTGGGGATCCTGATCTGTTATGATGTCGAATTTCCGGAATTGAGCCGCATTTATGCTGACCAGGGCATGCAGATATTATTTGTTCCTTTTTTAACCGATACGCAGAATGGTTACACACGGGTTCGCCATTGCGCGCAGGCACGTGCCATCGAAAATGAATGTTATGTCGCTATAGCTGGTTGTGTGGGCAATTTACCCAAGGTAAACAACATGGATATTCAGTTTGCACAGTCGGCTGTTTTCACGCCATCAGACTTTGCCTTTCCTACCAATGCCATTAAGGCCGAAGCCACTCCCAATACAGAAATGGTTTTAGTGGTTGATGTAGACTTGCATTTGCTCGATGAGCTTCACCATTACGGCACAGTAAAGGTGCTGAAAGATAGAAGAACCGACCTTTATCGGGTTAACCTGTTAAAATAG
- a CDS encoding murein L,D-transpeptidase catalytic domain family protein: MKKQILGIAAIFLVGMSIVGTSWKAVELPQTQQQAVKNIAADSLYNQFITNLYHTVHLDSAGLNEQVFEKALTGFYNMKYSGLLSAKSILTIADFDQESTKKRLYIIDLAQKKLIMNTWVAHGQNSGGDKPAHFSNSVSSNQSSLGFYVTGEIYYGKHGRSLKLDGMDQGFNNKARERSIVVHGADYVSQRTINELGRLGRSQGCPAVSAKLADEVINNISDRTVLFINNSDQLYHSSFLNETLAASVALNQEGVLAAQVD, translated from the coding sequence ATGAAGAAACAAATCCTTGGCATTGCTGCGATTTTTTTAGTGGGGATGAGCATTGTCGGAACAAGTTGGAAAGCCGTGGAGCTTCCACAAACACAACAACAGGCGGTAAAAAACATTGCTGCCGATAGCCTCTACAATCAATTTATTACCAATCTGTACCATACCGTTCATCTCGATTCTGCCGGATTAAACGAACAGGTTTTCGAAAAGGCACTAACCGGTTTCTATAACATGAAATATTCGGGTTTGTTAAGTGCCAAATCCATTTTAACCATAGCCGATTTTGATCAGGAAAGCACCAAAAAGCGACTGTATATTATCGATTTAGCGCAGAAAAAACTGATTATGAATACCTGGGTGGCACATGGACAAAACAGTGGTGGCGATAAGCCAGCACATTTCTCTAACAGCGTAAGCTCCAACCAGAGCAGTTTGGGGTTTTATGTTACCGGCGAAATCTATTACGGCAAACACGGTCGTTCGCTTAAATTAGATGGCATGGACCAGGGTTTTAACAACAAAGCACGAGAAAGATCAATTGTGGTACATGGTGCAGACTATGTTTCGCAGCGAACCATAAATGAACTTGGTCGCTTAGGTAGAAGTCAGGGTTGCCCTGCGGTTTCAGCTAAACTAGCCGATGAGGTAATTAACAACATCTCCGATCGCACGGTATTGTTCATCAATAACTCCGATCAGTTATACCATTCTTCCTTTTTAAACGAAACATTGGCCGCTAGCGTAGCCTTAAACCAGGAAGGCGTTTTAGCTGCACAGGTTGATTAA
- a CDS encoding DUF3857 domain-containing protein — protein sequence MKNISTLIFLFFLSLSTYAQNFTYGAVTHDDYQFDRKTLDSNANAIVLKEFGTASIQLDDNTHSLVLVFEHHVKMKIYNKEGFKEANIVIPMYKDDSREETISDLKASTFNLIDNNFVETVMERKAVFTENRSKYTRLTKFTLPNLKEGSVIEYSYILKSPNLFNFKTWEFQGDIPKVNSEYLVYIPGIYNYNVSLRGFQKLTDQKVELSKECLRLSGAAIDCSKITYLMKNIPAFIEEDNMTAPSNFKSAIYFELSDVQNLNGGKTSYTKTWKDIDHELSTDKSLGSQMKRKDLFKDLIPVITKGTTDELEKAKAVFNYIKKQIKWDNYYGKYSADNIKKALETRSGNVADINLSLIAALSAADLDAEAVILSTRDNGTVNKLYPVMSDFNYLVAKVNIGDKSYLLDATEPLLPFGLLPLRCINDQGRVINLKKPSYWIDLKASMKSVTNYILSGKMTTDGKIVGTLTTHSMGYSAFNKRRDILRYTSPDEYVEKLDERLTRIKILEHQISNLDSVENMLTEKYEVEFTINDGSNQNQFYFSPFFINPVSKNPFNLNERTYPVDLGAGSDERITMNITLPAKYQLLEKPKDMAIALPNNGGRYLLQSKLEEDNISLSQIFQFNNAIYQPDEYLFLKEFYSRIIQNQKTEFLLKK from the coding sequence ATGAAGAATATATCCACCCTGATTTTCCTGTTTTTTTTATCGTTAAGTACTTACGCTCAAAACTTTACTTACGGGGCTGTTACCCACGATGATTATCAATTCGATAGAAAAACACTCGACAGTAACGCCAACGCAATCGTTTTAAAAGAATTTGGTACCGCATCTATACAGCTCGACGACAATACGCATAGCCTTGTACTGGTTTTTGAGCACCATGTAAAAATGAAAATCTACAATAAAGAGGGTTTTAAAGAAGCCAATATTGTGATTCCAATGTATAAGGATGACAGCCGCGAAGAAACCATCAGCGATTTAAAGGCCTCGACCTTTAACTTAATCGATAACAACTTCGTTGAAACCGTAATGGAGAGAAAAGCTGTTTTTACCGAAAACCGATCTAAATATACCCGCTTAACCAAATTTACCCTTCCCAATTTGAAAGAAGGCTCGGTAATAGAATACAGTTACATTTTAAAATCGCCAAACCTTTTCAATTTTAAAACCTGGGAGTTTCAGGGCGATATCCCTAAAGTAAATAGCGAATACCTGGTTTATATTCCCGGAATTTATAACTATAACGTTTCGTTACGCGGTTTTCAAAAACTTACCGATCAAAAAGTAGAGCTGAGCAAAGAATGCCTGCGCTTATCCGGTGCCGCTATTGATTGTTCAAAAATCACCTACCTCATGAAAAACATTCCTGCTTTTATTGAGGAAGATAACATGACGGCTCCGAGTAATTTTAAATCTGCTATTTATTTTGAGCTTTCCGATGTACAGAATTTAAACGGAGGCAAAACTTCTTATACCAAAACCTGGAAAGATATCGATCACGAGCTATCAACCGATAAATCGTTGGGTTCTCAAATGAAAAGGAAGGATCTTTTTAAAGACCTCATTCCAGTAATTACCAAAGGCACAACAGACGAGCTCGAAAAAGCAAAAGCTGTTTTTAATTATATCAAAAAACAAATTAAATGGGATAATTATTACGGAAAATACTCGGCCGATAACATTAAAAAGGCACTCGAAACACGTTCGGGCAACGTAGCAGATATCAACCTGAGTTTAATTGCAGCGCTTTCTGCCGCTGATTTAGATGCCGAAGCCGTTATTCTTTCTACGCGCGATAACGGAACGGTAAATAAACTTTACCCGGTAATGAGCGATTTTAACTATCTGGTTGCCAAAGTAAATATTGGCGATAAAAGTTATCTGCTGGATGCTACTGAGCCACTTTTACCATTCGGACTATTACCATTAAGGTGCATTAACGATCAGGGCCGTGTAATTAACCTCAAAAAACCTTCGTACTGGATCGATTTAAAAGCGAGCATGAAATCGGTTACCAATTATATCCTTTCGGGAAAAATGACTACCGATGGCAAAATTGTAGGCACGCTTACTACCCATTCAATGGGCTACTCTGCCTTCAATAAAAGACGCGATATTTTACGTTACACATCGCCGGATGAATATGTAGAAAAACTGGATGAACGCTTAACGCGGATTAAAATACTGGAACACCAGATTTCGAACCTGGACAGTGTAGAAAACATGTTAACAGAAAAATATGAGGTTGAGTTTACCATAAACGATGGTTCTAATCAGAACCAGTTTTACTTTAGTCCATTTTTTATCAATCCGGTTTCTAAAAATCCTTTCAACTTAAATGAACGTACTTATCCTGTTGATTTGGGTGCCGGATCGGACGAGCGCATTACCATGAATATTACTTTACCGGCCAAATACCAGTTACTGGAAAAACCAAAAGACATGGCTATTGCCTTACCAAATAATGGCGGCAGGTACTTATTGCAAAGCAAATTAGAAGAAGACAACATTAGCTTAAGCCAGATTTTTCAGTTTAACAATGCCATTTACCAGCCAGATGAATATCTTTTCCTGAAAGAGTTTTACAGCAGAATTATCCAGAACCAAAAGACTGAATTTTTATTAAAGAAGTAA
- a CDS encoding GxxExxY protein produces the protein MNNKWIAKFLEEMIKFSMTENEISYIVRGSIFNVYNALGPGLLESAYEVALQYEIEKAGLFVQRQVSLPMYYEEITVDVGYKLDLVIEKKVVVEIKSVEFILNVHHKQLLTYLKLSGYKLGLLVNFNTDNIADNIFRKAYGLY, from the coding sequence TTGAATAATAAATGGATAGCTAAATTTTTAGAAGAAATGATTAAGTTTAGTATGACTGAAAATGAAATATCTTATATCGTGCGTGGCAGCATTTTCAATGTTTATAATGCACTTGGTCCTGGTTTGCTCGAATCAGCTTATGAAGTGGCATTACAATATGAAATTGAAAAGGCTGGATTATTTGTACAAAGACAAGTTTCATTACCCATGTATTATGAAGAAATTACAGTGGATGTTGGATACAAACTTGATCTCGTAATAGAAAAAAAGGTGGTTGTTGAAATTAAATCTGTTGAATTTATTTTGAATGTACACCACAAACAGCTACTTACTTATTTAAAGTTATCAGGATATAAATTAGGCTTACTGGTCAACTTTAATACAGATAACATTGCTGATAATATTTTTCGGAAAGCGTATGGATTATATTGA